The DNA sequence GGTGAAGTCCTCATTCTCGCTGACAGCCTCCGAGCAGGAGAGGGTTACTTGAGTCGTTCCCCGGGTGATAAACGTCCCACTAGGCATCATCAGTTCACATGTGGCTAAAACTACGGGGGGGATGGAATACGTACGAAATATCTCCTTCGCTGCAAGGGATAACCTCCTGGATCGCCAGCGAACCGGCTTCTTTATTGAACCTGAAGGCAATTTGAGATCCTTCTGGGGCGCCTTCACCCACAGAACACAGATACTCTTGCTCGCCGTCAAAGAAACCGATATCAGAATTAGTATTGCTGGCCGCGGTGCAGTCCGCGGTGTATGTGGTGGCGGTGTTGCtcaaggtgaaggagagaTAGGCCCATGCATCGGGTTCTTTGCCGGAAACTGTGACGACAGATGATTCGTATTCAAGCTGCGAGATGGACCATTCAAGGTCAAGGATGGAATTCCAACACACTCCATCTCTAGAGAGAATCGGCTTTGGGGTGGGAGTTGGAGCTGGTTCTGCGGGGCTGTCCTCCACCGCAGggccctcctctccagcaaGTTCTTCGCGGGCCGAGATGATCTCGAGGGCACGGCGATGAACAACATGGGCCggtccagcagcagccgtggCTGCCAAGATAAGAGCAGGAAGCAGAGCTTTGGTCAACATCTTGTCGTATACGTAGATGCTGggaagatgccgaggatgTCGAGTTACACGGTCAAAGAAGGTGAGCAGGTGTAAGCAAGAACATCGGAAAGAGGGTGCAAGTCTGGCAATAAATAAACATTTTGGCTAGCACCTGAATGGTGCAGGTTTTGGGGAGCCGATGTTTGTTTGGCTCTGGCTATTTTCGGCATCACGTCTCCCGCATCTTGCTCGGCCTCATTCACCCACGGGCCCTGTCACTTGCCGCCGCCATACAGACAAACTAAACCCCGTTTGAAGCGAAGAGGTCTCCCCATTCATTGTCCAAAATATGGTTCCCAGTGGTTCTTAAGTGTAAGGAGAGGCGGCAGAGCCGATCACCGTTGCGATATTGTCACTGTTGTGCACTGGTCTGGCCAAGAGGCTGCGCAGATACAACTGCTGGGCAAGGGCACACTGGTACCGAGGACCAGGGACCGCACCATCAACAGAATTGTCCGATTGAGTGTTGATAGGCTCGTCTGTGCTGGGGTGTTACCGTGTCGGCATCATGCTTCCGGAGCACCTTGTTCCGGTTGCTGCAACCTTGGATGCAGGACCTAACACTCGCAACCAGGTAAGAAGAGCTTTATTCATCAGTGAAGGAAACATCATGGCCACAAATAGCAAACGGTCCCCGCATTCAGGTGAGAATATATTAAAACTAAGCCTCCACCCGATATATTGTCACCATTG is a window from the Podospora pseudocomata strain CBS 415.72m chromosome 6, whole genome shotgun sequence genome containing:
- a CDS encoding hypothetical protein (COG:S; EggNog:ENOG503PDKN) → MLTKALLPALILAATAAAGPAHVVHRRALEIISAREELAGEEGPAVEDSPAEPAPTPTPKPILSRDGVCWNSILDLEWSISQLEYESSVVTVSGKEPDAWAYLSFTLSNTATTYTADCTAASNTNSDIGFFDGEQEYLCSVGEGAPEGSQIAFRFNKEAGSLAIQEVIPCSEGDISGTFITRGTTQVTLSCSEAVSENEDFTNTEVNCEPVDASLWPYQVVGLNED